A single window of Symphalangus syndactylus isolate Jambi chromosome 4, NHGRI_mSymSyn1-v2.1_pri, whole genome shotgun sequence DNA harbors:
- the LOC129481213 gene encoding LOW QUALITY PROTEIN: nucleolar protein 8-like (The sequence of the model RefSeq protein was modified relative to this genomic sequence to represent the inferred CDS: inserted 5 bases in 4 codons; deleted 1 base in 1 codon; substituted 2 bases at 2 genomic stop codons): MKVNREMKRLYVDGLSQEISETVLQNQFSRFAEVSDVEIITRKDDQGNPQKVVAYINISVAEADLKKCISVLNKTKWKGRTLQIQLAKESFLHRLAXEREEAKAKKGKSTTGNTNLLEKIGGVEFHMKAAPGTEAPGYKNWVVSKFGRVLLVLHLKNYHKCKIIKYDPSKYCHNLKKIGEDFTNTIPMSSLTWELEGGNDPMSKKWRGDFSDFHGPLKKMIKVQRDESSTGSLAMSPRSGWVIERPPSTQQQAAQKQTSNSTTPKSSPVPVSDAQKLXNLPFRISGLETAKKRNGISDDDIDSKDELRMMVAKEENLQRTTQSSINESENNLFEVVRDDFKSGVHKLHSSTGLGIKNNVSCHDNDDDIMRNDCEYDSGDTDEIIAMKKNVAKVKNSTEFSQMEKSTDKKTSSKNRENCDLSDHCIKAQKRKSNVESALGRGLKALNRKSPSHSNSNEDADSASELAGSEGDKEYNAMMKNHLRVNLTLADLEQLAGSEQKVSNEGTESDGPETTRQCKFDRGSNRPKTPTGLHRRRHCICPEDTVASLLEGEESTCGKQKPKENNXKPGFQVFKGVGCLYEKGVNKKTLKDNVASNNINKDQNSMKHVDSRTISMEDGSPHVNGSSGELTPCQYAKKANGPNYIQPQKSQNNFESQDCKAVPTSSSEKRSKNSISSLLPLKDKKSLCLSAKTHNIGFDKYSCHSTTKTEASEEERSDSSSLTSLEKSPKVSSKDTQEIKPDFSLSISNSSDLSAKDKHAEDDEKNLAALEVRQKAKEVQKKLVHSALANLNGHPEDKLTYIIFSSDSECETEEISTQEQSHPGEEWVKQSMGKTSGKLPDSSDDEESDSEDDSNRFKIKPQFEGRAGQKLMDLQLHFGTDDRFCMNSRFLESDSEEEQEEVNEKKPAXEEELAEEKKKALDAVQSVLKINLSNSTXGSVAARKFKGIVHYDPAKQDHATYKRKRDDKPKESKEKGKKKREEAEKLPEVSKETYYNIAMDLKEIFQTSKYANEKEKDTPWNEECGKEKPEEIQXPAALTSGAEQPSRFTFSLFDSDTKDIKEETHRVETVKPGKIVSPGFWREEDPCFQDCSSEEEDVTEGTGHRKSSPGEASLPEKETTRFFFFSKNDERLQVEVCSDLFWRGVGSNISRNSWEARTNNLGMDCPKKHKDAKREKKPK; the protein is encoded by the exons ATGAAAGTGAACAGAGAAATGAAGCGCCTTTATGTGGACGGCCTTAGCCAGGAAATTTCTGAGACAGTCCTCCAAAATCAGTTCAGCAGATTTGCAGAAGTTTCAGATGTGGAGATCATCACACGGAAAGATGACCAAGGAAACCCACAGAAAGTCGTTGCATATATCAACATCAGTGTAGCAGAAGCAGACCTGAAAAAGTGTATATctgttttaaacaaaacaaaatggaaaggtAGAACATTACAAATTCAACTAGCAAAAGAAAGCTTTTTGCACAGATTGGC CGAGAGAGAAGAAGCAAAAGCTAAGAAAGGAAAATCAACAACAGGTAACACCAACTTGTTAGAAAAGATAGGAGGAGTGGAATTCCATATGAAAGCTGCACCAGGGACAGAAGCGCCAGGGTATAAGAATTGGGTTGTGAGCAAATTTGGAAGAGTGTTACTTGTTCTTCAccttaaaaattatcataaatgtaaaattataaaatatgatcCCTCAAAATACTGCCACAACCTAAAGAAGATAGGGGAGGATTTCACAAACACCATTCCTATGTCCAGCCTGACTTGGGAACTGGAAGGAGGGAATGACCCTATGAGTAAGAAATGGAGAGGAGACTTCTCTGACTTTCATGGCCCTCTCAAGAAGATGATAAAAGTGCAGAGGGATGAGAGTTCCACTGGGTCTCTGGCCATGAGTCCAAGGTCCGGGTGGGTAATAGAGAGACCACCCTCAACACAGCAACAAGCTGCACAAAAACAAACTTCTAATTCCACTACTCCTAAATCATCTCCTGTACCTGTTTCTGATGCTCAGAAACTTTAAAATCTACCCTTTAGGATTTCTGGATTGGAAACTGCCAAGAAGAGAAATGGCATTTCTGATGATGATATTGATTCTAAAGATGAATTAAGAATGATGGTTGCAAAAGAGGAAAACTTACAGAGAACTACACAATCCTCAATAAATGAATCTGAAAATAATCTCTTTGAAGTTGTAAGGGATGACTTCAAATCAGGAGTTCACAAATTGCATTCTTCAACAGGTTTAGGTATCAAAAATAATGTCTCTTGccatgacaatgatgatgatattaTGAGAAATGATTGTGAGTATGACTCAGGAGATACAGATGAAATCATTGCgatgaaaaaaaatgttgctaAGGTCAAAAACAGTACAGAATTTTCACAAATGGAAAAATCTACAGACAAGAAAACTTCctccaaaaatagagaaaactgtGACCTTTCTGATCACTGTATTaaagcacaaaaaagaaaaagcaatgtaGAGTCAGCCCTCGGTCGTGGATTAAAGGCTCTTAATCGCAAATCTCCCTCTCACTCCAATAGCAATGAAGATGCTGATTCTGCATCAGAATTAGCTGGCTCTGAAGGAGACAAGGAGTATAATGCCATGATGAAAAACCACCTTCGTGTGAATCTCACTTTAGCTGATTTGGAACAATTGGCTGGCAGTGAACAGAAGGTTTCCAATGAAGGTACTGAGAGTGACGGACCAGAAACCACCAGACAATGCAAGTTTGACAGAGGCTCCAACAGACCCAAGACTCCCACTGGCCTCCACAGACGCAGACACTGTATTTGTCCTGAGGACACTGTGGCTTCCCTGTTAGAAGGAGAGGAGAGCACCTGTGGCAAACAGAAACCAAAGGAGAACAACTGAAAGCCAGGATTCCAGGTTTTCAAGGGAGTGGGCTGTTTATATGAAAAAGGAGTCAATAAAAAAACCTTGAAAGACAATGTTGCCTCTAACAATATTAATAAAGATCAGAATTCCATGAAACATGTGGATTCCAGGACCATATCCATGGAAGATGGGTCCCCACATGTTAATGGCTCATCGGGTGAACTGACTCCGTGCCAATATGCAAAGAAGGCGAATGGCCCAAACTATATTCAGCCTCAAAAAAGTCAGAACAATTTTGAGAGCCAGGATTGCAAGGCAGT ccccactAGCAGTTCTGAAAAGAGAAGTAAGAATTCCATTTCTAGTTTATTGCCATTAAAAGATAAGAAGTCCTTATGTCTTAGTGCAAAGACTCACAACATAGGCTTTGACAAATACAGCTGCCACAGTACCACAAAGACAGAAGCTTCAGAGGAAGAGAGGTCTGACTCAAGCAGCCTCACATctcttgagaaatcaccaaaggTCTCATCCAAGGACACTCAGGAAATCAAACCTGATTTCTCACTTTCTATTAGTAATTCGTCAGATCTGAGTGCTAAGGATAAGCATGCTGAAGATGATGAGAAGAATTTGGCAGCCTTGGAAGTGaggcaaaaagcaaaagaagtgCAGAAGAAGCTGGTGCATAGTGCTCTGGCAAATTTGAATGGTCATCCAGAGGATAAACTAACGTACATCATCTTCAGTTCTGACAGTGAATGTGAAACAGAGGAGATATCGACTCAGGAGCAGAGCCATCCAGGAGAAGAATGGGTGAAACAGTCTATGGGTAAAACATCGGGGAAGCTGCCCGATAGCAGTGATGATGAGGAATCTGATTCTGAAGATGACAGTAACAGGTTCAAAATTAAACCTCAGTTTGAGGGCAGAGCTGGACAGAAGCTCATGGATTTACAGTTGCACTTTGGCACTGATGACAGATTCTGCATGAATTCTCGATTTCTGGAAAGTGACAGTGAAGAGGAACAGGAAGAGGTAAATGAAAAGAAACCTG AGGAAGAAGAGcttgctgaagaaaaaaagaaagccctgGATGCTGTACAAAGTGTTTTGAAAATCAACTTAAGCAATTCTA AAGGATCAGTAGCTGCTAGGAAATTTAAGGGCATCGTACATTATGATCCAGCAAAGCAAGACCATGCcacttacaaaagaaaaagagatgataaaccaaaagaaagtaaagaaaaaggaaaaaagaaaagggaggaagctGAAAAGCTACCTGAGGTGTCTAAAGAAACGTATTATAACATTGCTATGGATctgaaagaaatatttcaaacttcaaaatacgccaatgaaaaggaaaaggacaCACCCTGGAATGAGGAGTGTGGTAAAGAGAAACCTGAGGAAATCC GACCTGCAGCTCTGACCAGTGGGGCTGAGCAGCCCAGCAGGTTCACATTCTCCCTTTTTGATTCAGACACTAAAGACATAAAGGAAGAGACCCATAGAGTTGAAACAGTGAAACCTGGAAAGATTGTCTCTCCAGGTTTCTGGAGA GAGGAAGACCCTTGTTTCCAAGACTGCAGTTCAGAAGAGGAAGATGTTACTGAAGGAACAGGTCACAGAAAGTCCAGCCCTGGAGAAGCATCATTACCTGAGAAAGAGACcactagatttttctttttctctaagaatGATGAAAGACTTCAAGTAGAAGTATGTTCTGATTTATtctggagaggagtggggagtaATATTAGCAGGAACTCTTGGGAGGCCAGAACAAACAACCTGGGTATGGATTGTCCGAAGAAACATAAAGatgcaaaaagggaaaagaaaccaaaataa